Proteins encoded by one window of Cottoperca gobio unplaced genomic scaffold, fCotGob3.1 fCotGob3_348arrow_ctg1, whole genome shotgun sequence:
- the LOC115005706 gene encoding granulocyte colony-stimulating factor-like isoform X3 has translation MNPAIDLIHSAPISSPSDLLAALREGALREAAERVKALVEKILRDVPAVHAATVTAEGLTLDPSTSTTNLQMMVASLGIPPAPVLKPPSEHFSLDVCVSRMSAGSQLYQGMLGVLSDRLSGLSDLRADLRDLHTHIHKMKEAAQLGAGEADQNQSLELASRLHGHYEVQVAAHLVLTQLRSFCHDLIRSLRAVATYKPPAAH, from the exons ATGAACCCTGCGATCG ATTTAATCCACTCAGCTCCCATCAGCTCGCCGTCCGACCTGCTGGCGGCGCTCAGAGAAGGGGCGCTCAGAGAGGCGGCGGAGCGAGTGAAGGCGCTAGTGGAGAAAATCCTGAGAGACGTCCCCGCCGTGCACGCTGCCACAGTCACAGCCGAG GGTTTGACCCTTGACCCCTCGACCTCGACAACAAACCTGCAGATGATGGTGGCATCACTGGGGATCCCCCCCGCCCCTGTCCTCAAACCGCCGTCCGAACACTTCTCTCTG gacgtCTGTGTGAGCCGCATGTCAGCGGGTAGTCAGCTGTACCAGGGCATGCTGGGAGTTTTATCTGACAGGCTGAGCGGGCTGAGCGACCTGCGAGCCGACCTCCGAGACCTGCACACGCACATCCACaag ATGAAGGAGGCGGCTCAGCTCGGCGCCGGCGAGGCAGATCAGAACCAGAGTCTGGAACTGGCCTCCCGTCTCCACGGCCACTACGAGGTGCAGGTGGCGGCACACCTGGTGCTGACGCAGCTCCGCTCCTTCTGTCACGACCTGATCCGCAGCCTGAGAGCTGTCGCCACCTACAAGCCGCCAGCTGCACACTAA
- the LOC115005706 gene encoding granulocyte colony-stimulating factor-like isoform X2, whose amino-acid sequence MNPAIVYALLHCFLFADLIHSAPISSPSDLLAALREGALREAAERVKALVEKILRDVPAVHAATVTAEGLTLDPSTSTTNLQMMVASLGIPPAPVLKPPSEHFSLDVCVSRMSAGSQLYQGMLGVLSDRLSGLSDLRADLRDLHTHIHKMKEAAQLGAGEADQNQSLELASRLHGHYEVQVAAHLVLTQLRSFCHDLIRSLRAVATYKPPAAH is encoded by the exons ATGAACCCTGCGATCG TTTACGCGCTGCTGCACTGCTTCCTGTTTGCAGATTTAATCCACTCAGCTCCCATCAGCTCGCCGTCCGACCTGCTGGCGGCGCTCAGAGAAGGGGCGCTCAGAGAGGCGGCGGAGCGAGTGAAGGCGCTAGTGGAGAAAATCCTGAGAGACGTCCCCGCCGTGCACGCTGCCACAGTCACAGCCGAG GGTTTGACCCTTGACCCCTCGACCTCGACAACAAACCTGCAGATGATGGTGGCATCACTGGGGATCCCCCCCGCCCCTGTCCTCAAACCGCCGTCCGAACACTTCTCTCTG gacgtCTGTGTGAGCCGCATGTCAGCGGGTAGTCAGCTGTACCAGGGCATGCTGGGAGTTTTATCTGACAGGCTGAGCGGGCTGAGCGACCTGCGAGCCGACCTCCGAGACCTGCACACGCACATCCACaag ATGAAGGAGGCGGCTCAGCTCGGCGCCGGCGAGGCAGATCAGAACCAGAGTCTGGAACTGGCCTCCCGTCTCCACGGCCACTACGAGGTGCAGGTGGCGGCACACCTGGTGCTGACGCAGCTCCGCTCCTTCTGTCACGACCTGATCCGCAGCCTGAGAGCTGTCGCCACCTACAAGCCGCCAGCTGCACACTAA
- the LOC115005706 gene encoding granulocyte colony-stimulating factor-like isoform X1, with amino-acid sequence MIIQINYNDNNHNNNNNNNNVSPAVYALLHCFLFADLIHSAPISSPSDLLAALREGALREAAERVKALVEKILRDVPAVHAATVTAEGLTLDPSTSTTNLQMMVASLGIPPAPVLKPPSEHFSLDVCVSRMSAGSQLYQGMLGVLSDRLSGLSDLRADLRDLHTHIHKMKEAAQLGAGEADQNQSLELASRLHGHYEVQVAAHLVLTQLRSFCHDLIRSLRAVATYKPPAAH; translated from the exons atgataatacaaATTAACTATAACGACAACaaccataataataacaataataataataatgtttctcCTGCAGTTTACGCGCTGCTGCACTGCTTCCTGTTTGCAGATTTAATCCACTCAGCTCCCATCAGCTCGCCGTCCGACCTGCTGGCGGCGCTCAGAGAAGGGGCGCTCAGAGAGGCGGCGGAGCGAGTGAAGGCGCTAGTGGAGAAAATCCTGAGAGACGTCCCCGCCGTGCACGCTGCCACAGTCACAGCCGAG GGTTTGACCCTTGACCCCTCGACCTCGACAACAAACCTGCAGATGATGGTGGCATCACTGGGGATCCCCCCCGCCCCTGTCCTCAAACCGCCGTCCGAACACTTCTCTCTG gacgtCTGTGTGAGCCGCATGTCAGCGGGTAGTCAGCTGTACCAGGGCATGCTGGGAGTTTTATCTGACAGGCTGAGCGGGCTGAGCGACCTGCGAGCCGACCTCCGAGACCTGCACACGCACATCCACaag ATGAAGGAGGCGGCTCAGCTCGGCGCCGGCGAGGCAGATCAGAACCAGAGTCTGGAACTGGCCTCCCGTCTCCACGGCCACTACGAGGTGCAGGTGGCGGCACACCTGGTGCTGACGCAGCTCCGCTCCTTCTGTCACGACCTGATCCGCAGCCTGAGAGCTGTCGCCACCTACAAGCCGCCAGCTGCACACTAA